Proteins encoded in a region of the Anopheles aquasalis chromosome 2, idAnoAquaMG_Q_19, whole genome shotgun sequence genome:
- the LOC126580808 gene encoding uncharacterized protein LOC126580808, producing MKWLALAVALVAAASCANGSPVKSVFVGTGNEEYVYQYVLDVTTGVVEPEYGSMYRMKSYLHIRPDPNGNGTFVYFTEPKVFLYTGHLPMAVEPTSENYTVYAKQAEAIVQPFYVTYDKFGMVKEVFTTKADILWSVNIKKGVATMLQLPVDKVPTKKFVKPIVFTESEETVYGTVNVTYVMHSVDEKVHIVKTPDYTTFSHVPYDVYANVETAYVYHNWTSWDSVRPVVEFEMEYGKDGVHVTKVHSESTKYVQPFTSGGQKQFVTTEQKLVYVETVAPSKMLEFANFPMYHYVHYETPESVFEESYPTLSTVQPSVDISSVGPKIQVMLYEAVQYLQENPITNQEIDTKHGLIVTRIIEALKPFSVEDYGKFWTLLTKTNTPKDLMALDIFYKVLPSVGSKYSVQFVMGLIKNHKVKDSVAIGMLFSLGVNVRVPSVELLHSVEDFVNFDSQVKPDVAHAAILSFSTMVYKTFQHDVHSPEIEKYIKVYYKKLKEAKTFDDQLVWLHGLKNIQYGTVGELLVPLVKGEQVLDLHYDRHLQVHVIYALMTVMEHAHDTLFEVVFPIVVDVTMPVELRVAAIKVIVMMKDIHYCSKLEPVMMVEKNPQVYSFYVTTIRSLVNSDVYTGTEFYHYLEQVVEDFVHYDATVETKSFFYDYLDEEHKVGTIIRGNMIADSKHNKVNQFYISFAPYVMDHVYDLYSVYVKFEGVHNPLSLLWPKLFNVDPKTVNEPLTKNYENEPVHVEFTFMANGKVVYTKYFDEETIKQFYTYTYLTVLKTLQYQFTTVLNVADVELYMPTFDGVPTKIDLKLPLMSQFKYNVVVPSTTNSNEVTLTVNSFFRMWMHGYYGVSVYNPFALAWQGTRRMQAFDYNIPLVFDIIFNFQQNSFKLVWTKHANEMFNVVGFKSHVKTQVFARPETEVDYLKVTCPACQHFQTVVAHPESKKKDGVLYETHSKYTGLHFYMATFDVEVPPTVKYYKSLTDVFTSELFHDLQHVTVFDFVSKYFTWFYTTVLPPKATTFGVVGYINPCKVYPFDKVEFTFKVDSEVMPHHLWTTPDQRQYVKLSAVFKKTDVIVNHWDVNVYYTHEHGTYFKTINVQVTRQTPGEKNMNVCIDWVKDVVPESVSGKLMYFHGYSFDHKCVKDDMVVSVEWSGVQSVAQKNITYTPTYHTLPTYYYHDCVPRVLPMFDDYSVPVPFECADEHTTVRKYTYTVDYQHVHPVYVEFVKPFWFWVKHVVPSYYHEVDQFHFVPENRFVVDVEYPMHYDYPVVDVMVKSAYETVAFDHVPYYDWVWMFQPDSTVFTKYFKVMKSFGYVDSCVINPVYEYAPYHYDVAKAPVFNEWILYASDHPVSYSWAVYVQKLDKSFVAFKLVLNGHSVVVQPKIGKQYEGTTHKYTFTVDSDLMHAMEYGSSEMYPFKYFYVYDSIVFVVPHISLYVVYDAHQVMIETVKSPTIAYHGQCYV from the exons ATGAAGTGGTTGGCGTTAG CCGTTGCATTAGTAGCGGCTGCTAGCTGCGCTAACGGGAGTccagtgaaaagtgttttcgtCGGAACCGGCAATGAAGAGTATGTGTACCAGTATGTGCTCGATGTTACCACCGGTGTGGTGGAACCGGAGTACGGTTCGATGTACCGCATGAAGTCGTATCTACATATTCGTCCAG ATCCGAATGGCAATGGAACGTTTGTGTACTTCACTGAGCCCAAGGTGTTCCTCTACACGGGCCATCTGCCAATGGCGGTGGAGCCCACGTCCGAAAACTACACCGTTTACGCCAAGCAGGCTGAAGCCATCGTGCAACCGTTCTACGTAACGTACGACAAATTCGGCATGGTAAAGGAAGTGTTCACCACCAAGGCGGACATTCTCTGGAGTGTGAACATCAAGAAGGGCGTTGCCACCATGCTGCAGCTTCCAGTCGATAAAGTCCCAACGAAAAAGTTCGTCAAACCGATCGTGTTCACCGAATCGGAGGAAACCGTATACGGAACGGTGAATGTCACGTACGTTATGCACTCGGTCGATGAAAAGGTGCACATCGTGAAGACCCCTGATTACACGACGTTCTCGCATGTGCCGTACGATGTGTACGCTAACGTGGAAACGGCCTATGTGTACCACAACTGGACGTCCTGGGATTCGGTGCGCCCGGTAGTCGAGTTCGAGATGGAGTACGGTAAGGACGGTGTGCACGTAACCAAGGTACACTCGGAGAGCACCAAGTATGTTCAACCGTTTACCTCGGGTGGACAAAAGCAGTTCGTCACGACCGAACAGAAGCTGGTTTATGTGGAGACGGTGGCCCCCTCAAAAATGCTCGAGTTTGCCAACTTCCCG ATGTATCACTACGTCCATTATGAGACACCGGAATCCGTCTTCGAAGAGAGCTACCCGACGCTTTCTACCGTTCAACCATCGGTTGATATCTCTTCCGTTGGGCCCAAGATTCAAGTGATGCTTTACGAAGCTGTTCAGTATCTTCAG GAGAATCCAATCACGAACCAAGAAATCGACACAAAGCATGGCCTGATCGTGACGCGCATCATTGAGGCACTGAAACCGTTCTCCGTGGAGGACTACGGAAAGTTCTGGACACTGCTAACGAAGACCAACACACCCAAGGACTTGATGGCGCTGGACATTTTCTACAAAGTGCTGCCGTCGGTCGGTAGCAAATACTCCGTTCAGTTTGTGATGGGATTGATTAAGAATCACAAAGTGAAGGACTCGGTTGCGATCGGTATGCTATTCTCGCTCGGTGTCAATGTTCGTGTCCCgtcggtggagctgctgcacaGTGTGGAGGATTTCGTTAACTTTGATTCCCAGGTCAAGCCGGATGTGGCCCACGCTGCCATCCTGTCGTTCAGTACGATGGTTTACAAGACGTTCCAGCACGACGTGCACTCACCGGAAATCGAAAAGTACATCAAAGTGTACTacaagaagctgaaggaaGCGAAGACATTCGATGATCAGCTGGTGTGGCTGCATGGTTTGAAGAACATTCAGTACGGTACGGTCGGTGAGCTGTTGGTGCCACTGGTGAAGGGTGAGCAGGTCCTTGATCTGCACTACGATCGCCACCTGCAGGTGCATGTCATCTATGcgctgatgacggtgatggaaCACGCCCACGATACCCTGTTCGAGGTGGTGTTCCCGATTGTCGTTGATGTGACGATGCCAGTGGAGTTACGTGTGGCCGCCATTAAGGTTATCGTCATGATGAAGGACATTCACTACTGCTCTAAGCTGGAGCCCGTTATGATGGTTGAAAAGAACCCGCAGGTGTACTCCTTCTACGTCACCACGATTCGCAGTCTGGTCAACTCGGACGTTTACACTGGCACCGAGTTCTATCACTATCTGGAGCAGGTTGTCGAGGACTTTGTGCATTACGACGCAACGGTGGAAACGAAATCGTTCTTCTACGATTATCTGGACGAGGAGCACAAAGTTGGCACGATCATCCGTGGTAACATGATTGCCGATTCGAAGCACAACAAGGTGAACCAGTTCTACATCAGCTTTGCGCCGTATGTGATGGACCATGTGTACGATCTGTACTCGGTGTATGTTAAATTTGAAGGAGTTCACAATCCACTGTCGCTCCTGTGGCCCAAGCTGTTCAACGTCGATCCCAAGACGGTGAATGAGCCGCTGACAAAGAACTACGAAAACGAGCCCGTCCACGTGGAGTTTACGTTCATGGCCAACGGTAAGGTGGTGTACACGAAGTACTTTGACGAGGAAACGATCAAACAGTTCTACACCTACACCTATCTGACGGTGCTGAAGACGCTGCAGTACCAGTTCACGACGGTGCTGAATGTGGCCGACGTCGAGCTGTACATGCCAACATTCGATGGTGTACCGACTAAGATTGATCTGAAATTGCCCTTGATGTCGCAGTTCAAGTACAATGTCGTCGTCCCATCGACGACCAACTCCAACGAGGTCACACTGACCGTCAACAGCTTCTTCCGGATGTGGATGCACGGTTACTACGGTGTCTCGGTTTACAATCCGTTCGCTCTCGCCTGGCAGGGCACACGGCGCATGCAAGCGTTCGACTACAATATTCCGCTTGTGTTCGATATCATTTTTAACTTCCAACAGAATTCTTTCAAGCTCGTTTGGACCAAACACGCCAACGAGATGTTCAATGTGGTCGGATTCAAGTCGCATGTCAAGACGCAGGTCTTTGCGCGCCCGGAAACGGAAGTCGATTATCTGAAAGTAACTTGCCCCGCCTGTCAACACTTCCAAACGGTAGTGGCGCATCCTgagtcgaagaagaaggacggCGTTCTGTACGAAACGCACTCCAAGTACACTGGGCTGCACTTCTACATGGCCACCTTTGATGTGGAGGTACCGCCGACGGTGAAATACTACAAATCGTTGACCGATGTGTTTACGTCCGAGCTGTTCCATGATCTGCAGCACGTGACGGTGTTTGATTTCGTCAGCAAGTACTTTACCTGGTTCTACACCACCGTGCTGCCCCCCAAGGCTACTACATTCGGAGTCGTTGGCTATATTAACCCCTGCAAGGTGTATCCTTTCGATAAGGTTGAGTTTACCTTCAAGGTTGACAGTGAAGTGATGCCACACCATCTGTGGACCACCCCGGATCAGCGTCAGTACGTGAAACTTTCGGCGGTCTTCAAAAAAACCGATGTCATCGTCAATCACTGGGATGTTAATGTTTACTACACGCACGAGCACGGTACGTACTTCAAGACGATTAACGTGCAGGTGACGCGCCAGACTCCGGGCGAGAAGAACATGAACGTTTGCATCGATTGGGTGAAGGATGTCGTTCCGGAATCCGTCAGTGGTAAGCTGATGTACTTCCATGGCTACTCGTTCGATCACAAGTGCGTCAAGGACGATATGGTGGTGTCCGTCGAGTGGTCAGGAGTGCAATCGGTAGCACAGAAGAACATTACCTACACGCCAACGTATCACACGCTGCCCACGTACTACTACCATGATTGTGTTCCTCGAGTTCTGCCAATGTTCGACGATTACTCTGTGCCAGTTCCGTTCGAGTGTGCTGACGAGCACACGACTGTTCGCAAGTACACCTACACCGTTGACTACCAGCATGTGCATCCGGTGTACGTCGAGTTTGTGAAACCGTTCTGGTTCTGGGTGAAGCACGTTGTTCCTTCTTACTACCATGAGGTGGATCAGTTCCACTTCGTACCGGAGAACCGTTTCGTCGTTGACGTAGAGTATCCGATGCACTACGACTACCCGGTGGTGGATGTGATGGTGAAATCTGCCTACGAAACCGTTGCATTCGATCACGTGCCGTACTATGATTGGGTCTGGATGTTCCAACCGGACAGTACTGTTTTCACCAA GTACTTCAAGGTAATGAAATCATTCGGATACGTTGATAGCTGCGTGATAAACCCGGTGTACGAGTACGCTCCATACCACTACGATGTAGCCAAGGCACCGGTCTTCAATGAATGGATCCTTTATGCTTCCGATCATCCCGTTTCCTACAGCTGGGCCGTTTATGTGCAAAAGCTTGATAAGAGCTTTGTG GCGTTCAAGCTTGTTCTCAACGGACACAGCGTCGTGGTGCAGCCCAAGATCGGCAAGCAATACGAAGGTACCACCCACAAGTACACCTTCACCGTTGACAGCGACCTGATGCATGCGATGGAGTACGGTTCTAGCGAGATGTATCCGTTCAAGTACTTCTACGTTTACGACTCGATTGTATTTGTTGTTCCGCACATTTCACTGTACGTGGTCTACGATGCCCATCAGGTCATGATTGAAACGGTCAAGTCCCCCACTATCGCTTACCACGGACAATGCTACGTGTAA
- the LOC126579944 gene encoding zinc carboxypeptidase-like, which produces MTLKLIALLLCLGATMLRAEPVRFDNYRLYEVSIANQMQLDALQLLEQYPDGYIFWESPVQTNMKINVVVPPHKTAQFDELRARLRIESRMKTANVQQLIDNESSVKSKRETFGWEAYYTLEEMYSWIDELVAQYPNILSVSTIGQSYEGRELKAVKLSYKAGNPGIFIESNIHAREWITSATVTWILNEFLTSTQPDVRELAENYDWYILPVVNPDGLHYTKTTNRMWRKNRYPHSVLCYGVDMNRNFPGHWMEGGASAVPCSDTYAGPEPASEIETKHIMNYFVSIKENIHAYFAFHSYGQYILFPYGHTNTEYSENYYDMMEMGEAGAIAISRRYGTAYTVGTTADVLYINSGSSRDWAHGTQGTPVAATIEFRDTGYYGFILPPDQIVQNALEIMDGLVAFLRKGKEIGYFTV; this is translated from the exons ATGACGCTAAAGTTGATTGCTCTGCTACTATGCCTAGGAGCTACGATGCTCCGGGCTGAGCCTGTCCGCTTCGATAACTATCGTTTGTACGAGGTTTCGATCGCCAACCAGATGCAGCTCGATGCCCTTCAACTGCTCGAGCAGTATCCTGACGGA TACATCTTTTGGGAATCTCCAGTGCAAACAAACATGAAAATCAACGTGGTGGTACCGCCGCACAAAACTGCTCAGTTCGATGAGCTACGAGCGCGACTCCGAATCGAAAGCCGCATGAAAACGGCCAACGTACAGCA GCTCATCGACAATGAAAGCTCCGTTAAATCGAAACGCGAAACATTCGGATGGGAAGCATACTACACGCTGGAGGAAATGTACTCATGGATCGACGAACTGGTAGCGCAGTATCCAAATATTCTCTCAGTGTCCACTATCGGTCAGTCGTACGAGGGTCGAGAGCTCAAGGCAGTCAAGCTGTCGTACAAGGCGGGAAATCCAGGAATTTTCATTGAATCCAACATTCACGCACGCGAGTGGATCACTTCGGCTACCGTCACGTGGATTCTGAACGAGTTTCTCACCTCAACCCAACCCGATGTACGTGAGCTGGCAGAAAATTACGACTGGTACATCCTGCCTGTTGTTAATCCGGACGGTCTCCACTACACCAAAACGACCAACCGGATGTGGCGCAAAAATAGATACCCACATAGCGTGCTTTGTTACGGCGTCGATATGAACCGGAATTTCCCTGGCCATTGGATGG AGGGTGGCGCGTCAGCTGTACCATGTTCGGACACTTATGCTGGTCCTGAACCGGCATCCGAGATCGAAACGAAGCACATCATGAACTACTTTGTATCTATCAAGGAGAACATTCATGCTTATTTTGCGTTCCACTCGTATGGGCAATACATTCTCTTCCCATatggacacacaaacacggagTATTCTGAGAATTACTACGACATGATGGAAATGGGAGAAGCTGGAGCTATTGCGATTTCTCGGCGATACGGTACAGCATACACGGTTGGAACGACGGCCGATGTACTAT ACATAAACTCTGGATCATCGCGTGACTGGGCCCATGGTACTCAAGGAACTCCTGTTGCCGCTACGATCGAGTTCCGCGACACTGGCTACTACGGGTTTATTCTTCCTCCAGACCAAATTGTCCAAAATGCACTGGAGATAATGGATGGACTCGTTGCTTTCCtgaggaaggggaaggaaatcGGTTATTTCACTGTTTGA
- the LOC126579937 gene encoding zinc carboxypeptidase-like has translation MSLKLIALLLCLGATMLRAEPVRFDNYRLYEVSIANQMQLDALQLLEQYPDGYIFWESPVQTNMKINVVVPPHKTAQFDELRAQLRIESRMKTANVQQLIDNESSVKSKRETFGWEAYYTLEEMYSWIDELVAQYPNILSVSTIGQSYEGRELKAVKLSYKAGNPGIFIESNIHAREWITSATVTWILNEFLTSTQPDVRELAENYDWYILPVVNPDGLHYTKTTNRMWRKNRYPHSVLCYGVDMNRNFPGHWMEGGSSSVPCSDTFAGPEEASEIETKHIMNYFVSVKDNIHAYLSFHSYGQYILFPYGHSGAEYSENYYDMMQMGEAGAKAIYQRYNTAYEIGTTADVLYIASGSSPDWAHGTQGTPIAATFEFRDNGYYGFILPPEQILPNAMEVLDGLVAFVKEGKKIGYFTTAV, from the exons ATGTCGCTAAAGTTAATCGCGCTGCTACTGTGCCTAGGAGCTACGATGCTCCGGGCTGAGCCTGTCCGCTTCGATAACTATCGTTTGTACGAGGTTTCGATCGCCAACCAGATGCAGCTCGATGCCCTTCAACTGCTCGAGCAGTATCCTGACGGA TACATCTTTTGGGAATCTCCAGTGCAAACAAACATGAAAATCAACGTGGTGGTACCGCCGCACAAAACTGCTCAGTTCGATGAGCTCCGAGCGCAACTCCGAATCGAAAGCCGCATGAAAACGGCCAACGTACAGCA GCTCATCGACAATGAAAGCTCCGTTAAATCGAAACGCGAAACATTCGGATGGGAAGCATACTACACGCTGGAGGAAATGTACTCATGGATCGACGAACTGGTAGCACAGTATCCAAATATTCTCTCAGTGTCCACTATCGGCCAGTCGTACGAGGGTCGAGAGCTCAAGGCAGTCAAGCTGTCGTACAAGGCGGGAAATCCAGGAATTTTCATTGAATCCAACATTCACGCACGCGAGTGGATCACTTCGGCTACCGTCACGTGGATTCTGAACGAGTTTCTCACCTCAACCCAACCCGATGTACGTGAGCTGGCAGAAAATTACGACTGGTACATCCTGCCTGTTGTTAATCCGGACGGTCTCCACTACACCAAAACGACCAACCGGATGTGGCGCAAAAATAGATACCCACATAGCGTGCTTTGTTACGGCGTTGATATGAACCGGAATTTCCCTGGCCATTGGATGG aGGGTGGTTCATCGTCCGTGCCTTGCTCAGATACCTTTGCTGGTCCTGAAGAGGCTTCCGAGATTGAAACGAAGCACATCATGAACTACTTTGTATCGGTCAAGGACAACATTCATGCGTACCTGTCTTTCCATTCATATGGTCAGTACATCTTGTTCCCATATGGTCACAGCGGGGCCGAGTATTCCGAGAATTACTACGACATGATGCAGATGGGAGAAGCTGGCGCAAAAGCCATCTATCAACGATATAATACCGCTTACGAAATTGGAACGACGGCCGATGTTTTAT ATATTGCTTCCGGTTCATCTCCCGACTGGGCACACGGTACGCAGGGCACTCCGATCGCTGCAACGTTTGAGTTCCGTGACAATGGCTACTACGGATTCATTCTGCCTCCCGAGCAAATTCTTCCCAATGCAATGGAAGTCCTGGATGGATTGGTGGCGTTCGttaaagaaggaaagaaaattggCTATTTTACGACTGCCGTTTAA
- the LOC126572135 gene encoding zinc carboxypeptidase-like, which produces MGILLLLTLFAVAASGELVRYDNYRLYRIEIATPSQLKSLQQLDLFPDGFIFLDPPMHVRRNVSLLVPPNKLADYEQLVQALELRSESVSDNFQAILDAENPPRKHRSQAADGFGWDEYQTLEDIYLWLDSLVAQYPSILSIQSIGRTYEGRDMQLVKLSHQPGNPGIFIEANIHAREWITSATATWLLNELLTSQDPVVQDLASNYDWYILPIANPDGFHYTKTTNRLWRKNRKPQNLLCAGADLNRNFPYHWMEGGASQVPCNDIYAGPQPASEIETQNTIAFYETIVDKIELHLQFHSYGQYILLPYGYQDADYPDNYSDQMAIARAAATGFAARYNTQYTFGTIADVLYVDSGSTTDWTHGYHKTPLSMCFEFRDNGPYGFVLPADQIIPNSEETLDALIAMVAEAKTMGYLQRQQQ; this is translated from the exons ATGGGTATTCTGTTGCTTTTAACTCTGTTTGCCGTGGCAGCGAGCGGTGAACTAGTACGGTACGATAACTATCGTCTCTACCGTATTGAAATAGCTACACCGTCGCAGCTTAAATCATTGCAGCAACTAGACCTCTTTCCGGATGGG TTCATCTTCTTGGATCCGCCTATGCATGTGCGTCGGAATGTAAGCCTTCTTGTGCCACCAAACAAGCTAGCGGATTACGAACAGCTGGTGCAGGCACTAGAGCTGCGTTCGGAATCGGTATCGGATAACTTTCAAGCCATTCTTGATGCAGAAAATCCTCCAAGAAAACATCGAAGCCAAGCGGCGGATGGATTTGGCTGGGATGAGTATCAAACACTCGAGGATATCTATCTATGGCTCGACAGTCTAGTCGCTCAATATCCCTCAATACTATCCATACAAAGTATCGGCAGGACTTATGAGGGACGTGATATGCAGCTCGTTAAGCTGTCGCACCAGCCCGGTAATCCTGGGATTTTTATCGAGGCAAACATTCATGCACGCGAATGGATCACTTCAGCTACCGCCACGTGGTTGTTGAATGAACTGCTCACATCGCAGGATCCGGTTGTACAGGATCTGGCGAGCAATTACGACTGGTACATCCTGCCGATCGCCAATCCCGATGGTTTCCACTAcaccaaaacaaccaaccgatTGTGGCGCAAAAACCGTAAGCCACAAAATCTGCTCTGTGCGGGAGCGGATCTGAATCGGAATTTCCCGTACCACTGGATGGAGGGTGGAGCGTCACAGGTACCGTGCAACGATATCTACGCTGGTCCGCAACCTGCCTCAGAGATTGAGACCCAAAACACCATCGCATTCTACGAGACGATCGTTGACAAAATCGAGCTGCACCTGCAGTTCCATTCCTACGGCCAGTACATACTGCTCCCGTACGGTTACCAAGATGCCGACTATCCGGATAACTACAGCGACCAGATGGCTATTGCGAGAGCGGCCGCAACCGGATTTGCAGCTCGCTACAACACCCAATACACGTTCGGTACTATCGCGGACGTTCTGT ATGTCGATTCCGGCTCTACAACCGATTGGACTCATGGTTATCACAAAACTCCGCTTTCAATGTGTTTCGAGTTCCGCGATAATGGCCCATACGGATTCGTACTGCCGGCTGATCAGATAATACCCAACTCGGAGGAAACACTGGACGCTCTGATAGCAATGGTGGCCGAAGCGAAAACAATGGGATACTtgcaacgccagcagcagtga
- the LOC126577392 gene encoding uncharacterized protein LOC126577392: protein MNKFSGNMGRAILALFSLTCLLVVSNVVAANGRQRYDNYGVYRIDIETQEQLALLQQLESTRNKLRFLDYPAQVNMSVEVAVAPTDAKSMKDLFKTHNMHTTLLTSNLQKIIDEERPARRKKLEGFGWEDYYTLDEIYEWIDTMVQQYPTVLTVNSIGRTYENRDMKVIKLSYKPGNQAIFIEANIHAREWITSATVTWILNELLTSEEPRVRYLAENYDWHIVPVSNPDGFEYSHTTDRLWRKTRNQHNTLCFGTDPNRNFNFQWNNGGTSMTPCSDTYSGPEPESEVEVSNISNYVKSVAAGVKLFLSIHSRGQLILCPFGYQDAPRAYNYRDLMQIGQRASVDMYKVHSKPYRVGTTSDVLYVASGIAVDWAFAVGGIPLAYTFELRDQVEFGFILPADQIVPNAQELLEGFIAIVDEAKVLGYILLEKFFRIIDADNRAPYKSYLDAMRSVSIRTMWIKLTLLVLASVACGVFSEQARYDNYRVYEVSIETHRQLQALQQLELNPDGYRFWESPVQTNMRLSIVVPPHKFAHFEEITSALAMKTRLQIEDFQKVIDNERPMRDSRATFGWTDYYTVEEIYAWMDEITAQNPSILSGTVYGKSFQGRDLKAIKLSHKAGNPGIFIEANIHAREWISSATATWLLNELLTSTNPAVQDLAQNYDWYFIMVANPDGLAYTKTTDRQWRKTRQPVNALCVGTDPNRNFDYFWMNGGASSVPCSDTFAGLTAFSEPETKAMADYYATIASNINIQFSFHSYGQYLLTPFGYSGAPRPSNDADLQRIAAVTASAIQATFGTRYTYGNSATTLYVTSGSTVDYFVGVHGTKLGYTFEFRDTGATGFVLPANQIIPNAQETLNGIIAFVAEAKVLGYV from the exons ATGAACAAATTTAGCGGAAACATGGGAAGAGCAATTCTCGCGCTCTTTTCGCTAACCTGTCTGTTGGTAGTTTCAAATGTAGTAGCTGCTAATGGAAGGCAACGGTACGATAACTATGGAGTGTACAGAATCGATATAGAAACGCAGGAGCAGCTAGCCCTATTGCAACAGCTGGAATCTACGCGCAATAAG TTGAGATTTCTAGATTATCCAGCTCAAGTTAACATGAGCGTTGAAGTTGCAGTGGCTCCCACTGATGCGAAAAGCATGAAGGACCTCTTTAAAACCCACAACATGCACACTACGCTGCTGACTAGTAACTTACAGAA GATCATCGATGAAGAACGCCCGGCTCGTCGTAAAAAACTGGAAGGATTCGGTTGGGAGGATTACTATACACTGGATGAAATTTACGAGTGGATCGATACGATGGTTCAGCAGTACCCAACCGTACTCACGGTGAATTCGATCGGTCGCACATATGAAAACCGGGACATGAAAGTCATAAAGTTGTCATATAAACCAGGCAACCAAGCCATTTTCATCGAGGCCAACATTCACGCACGAGAGTGGATTACTTCGGCTACCGTTACTTGGATACTGAACGAGCTGCTCACTTCGGAAGAGCCTAGGGTGCGCTATTTGGCCGAGAACTACGATTGGCATATCGTGCCCGTTTCCAATCCGGACGGTTTTGAGTATAGCCACACTACG GATCGTCTATGGCGTAAAACCCGAAACCAACACAATACTCTCTGCTTCGGAACAGACCCGAATCGGAACTTTAACTTCCAGTGGAACA ATGGTGGAACCTCTATGACACCCTGCTCGGATACATACTCGGGACCGGAACCCGAATCCGAGGTAGAAGTGAGCAACATTTCGAACTACGTCAAGTCAGTAGCAGCCGGCGTGAAACTGTTCCTTTCGATTCACTCACGCGGACAGCTGATTCTGTGTCCGTTTGGCTACCAAGATGCTCCAAGAGCATACAATTACCGGGATCTAATGCAAATCGGTCAACGTGCCTCGGTCGATATGTACAAAGTGCACAGCAAACCGTACCGCGTAGGAACCACATCGGATGTGCTGT ATGTTGCGTCGGGGATTGCCGTTGATTGGGCGTTCGCCGTGGGAGGTATCCCACTTGCGTACACGTTCGAGTTGCGCGATCAAGTCGAGTTCGGGTTCATTCTTCCGGCCGATCAAATTGTGCCTAACGCTCAAGAGCTTCTGGAGGGATTCATTGCGATCGTCGATGAGGCGAAGGTGCTGGGCTACAT ATTACTGGAGAAGTTTTTT CGTATAATCGATGCAGATAATAGGGCACCCTATAAAAGCTACCTGGACGCGATGCGGTCAGTATCGATTAGAACGATGTGGATTAAGCTTACTCTCCTGGTGCTGGCCTCCGTTGCCTGCGGAGTTTTCTCCGAGCAAGCCCGCTACGACAACTACCGTGTCTATGAGGTGTCCATCGAAACGCACCGCCAACTGCAAGCcctccagcagctcgagctgaATCCCGATGGCTACCGGTTCTGGGAGTCACCGGTTCAAACGAACATGCGCCTCAGCATTGTCGTGCCACCGCACAAGTTTGCCCACTTTGAGGAAATTACCAGTGCCCTCGCCATGAAGACGCGCCTACAGATCGAGGACTTCCAAAA AGTAATCGACAACGAGCGTCCCATGCGTGATAGCCGTGCCACCTTCGGATGGACGGATTATTACACGGTGGAAGAGATCTACGCCTGGATGGATGAGATCACTGCCCAGAACCCTTCCATCCTTTCCGGCACAGTGTACGGCAAATCGTTCCAAGGGCGTGACTTGAAGGCCATCAAGCTATCGCACAAGGCAGGAAACCCCGGCATCTTTATTGAAGCCAACATCCACGCTCGCGAGTGGATTTCGTCGGCCACGGCTACGTGGTTGCTGAACGAGCTACTCACTTCCACGAACCCAGCTGTGCAGGATTTGGCTCAGAACTATGATTGGTACTTTATTATGGTAGCTAATCCTGATGGCTTAGCCTACACCAAAACGACG GATCGCCAATGGCGTAAGACTCGTCAACCGGTTAATGCCCTGTGTGTCGGAACTGACCCGAACCGGAACTTTGACTACTTCTGGATGA ATGGTGGAGCATCGTCCGTACCCTGTTCGGATACCTTCGCTGGATTAACGGCGTtttcggaaccggaaacgaagGCCATGGCCGACTACTACGCGACTATtgccagcaacatcaacattcaGTTCTCGTTCCACTCCTATGGTCAGTACCTGTTGACGCCCTTCGGCTACAGTGGTGCTCCCCGTCCTTCCAATGATGCTGATCTCCAACGAATTGCTGCTGTGACTGCATCGGCAATCCAGGCTACCTTCGGCACTCGCTACACCTATGGCAACAGTGCTACGACACTTT ACGTTACCTCCGGAAGCACTGTTGACTACTTCGTAGGAGTGCACGGCACGAAGCTCGGATACACCTTCGAGTTCCGTGATACCGGTGCTACCGGTTTCGTACTGCCAGCTAACCAGATCATTCCCAACGCTCAAGAAACGCTGAACGGCATTATTGCCTTCGTCGCTGAAGCTAAAGTTCTTGGTTACGTATAA